GACCAATatctttttctttaattttgagTTATCTAATTACATTTCATCTTTTGTAACATTAGCCTATCATTTTTTCTTCCTgctacttttattttatcttctatTTATCCACCTACAATTAATAAAACTCCCTCCATCTGcgattaggagtcccattttcaCACTCCGTAGGACTCTCGAttcttttttactataaatgatttTATACTTCAAATTTCGCTAACTCATTTCACTTCCATTTCATTTTAAACTAATACTGTATACAAATAAGACtaatatttcactaactttttcgtCTATTTTTCTTAAACATTTCTtaaactcatgccgaaaataaaTGAAACTCCTAATAGTGAAAAGGGAAAActttaataatttatctttccTTCCTACTTTACTGATTTACGTTAAAACTCGCTAAGTCACAAAATCGTCTTGATTCTGTCTTTAACAAATCATAATTACGTACTGccattttttaagaaaataaacacATTCCAGAAAACCGAAGAAAAATTtgaaataacattaaaaaatcaTACCCCCAAAAGGAAAACGGCCAACATCAATAAGACAATGGAAGTAGTAtagttattaaataaattattatcatCTGAAGAGCAAAAATTACTAGTAATTGAAAAGAAAGAAACGAAGAATAGAAAGAGTTGTTTTttctccaaaaaaaaaagaaagaattgttttattttaatttttactcaTTTCGTCGAACATATTGCAGTCATGGCTCAGCCTCTGCCCTCCGCCGCACTCCTTCCCGTCCCGGCGCCCCACCGCCACCCACCCAACTTCACCCATCTCATCTCCACCGCCACTTCCCTCCCCCACCTCAAGCAAATCCAAGCTCAAATCCTCCGcaacccccaccaccaccaccacaaccacCACCTCTTCCAACTCCTACTCTATTCCCTCCCCTTCCCTTCCTACGCCCTCTCCTTACTCTCCTTCATCCCCGCCGACATCCCTCCGCCGCGCCAGCTGCCCCACAAGATCCTCAAACATCTCTCCCGCTCGGACAACCCCCACAAGGCGCTCGTGTTTTTCCAAGCGATGCAGAACAAATTCCCCGTAGACAGGTTCAGCTTCCCGCCGCTGCTCAAAGCGGCGTCGAGAGCTCTATCTCTCAGTGAAGGGAAGATGATTCACGGTCTGGCCGCGAAGCTTGGGTTCGAATCCGACCCTTTTGTGCAAACTGCGTTGCTGGGAATGTACGCCGCTTGTGGGCTAATCTCGGAGGCCCGTACAGTGTTCGATAAAATGCCTCAAAGAGATGTCGTCACTTGGAATATCATGATCGATGGGTGAGTTTTATTGGAAACTTTTTGAAGAAAATTCTAACAaacaaattttgattttaatgcTTACATGCATATATCAGTGTGAAATTGTTGATAGCAATAAACATAGAATTAGATTAATATCATGATCGTACATTGATTTATTAGAGTTAAATGAGGATCAAATTTTGTTGTTGCAAGTGAAGGAATCATTATTCTTGGTTGtaattttgagttgttgatcaAACAGATATTGTCAAAGCCGGCTTTTTGATGATGTCTTAGCCCTCTTGGAAGAGATGAAGAGCTCTGTTATAAAACCTGACGCTAGAGTTTTTACTACCATTCTTGCTGCGTGCAGCCGTGTTGGGAATTTGGATATTGGGAGGCTAGTGCAAGAATACATATCTGAGAGCAACGTCGTAGTCGATTATCAGTTGCAGACTGCGCTTTTGAACATGTATATCAACTTCGGCGCCATGGACAAAGCACAGAGTTTCTACGACGAGCTGAAGCCAGAAAATGTTGTGGCTTCAACTGCCATGATCACAGGGTACTCAAAAATCGGCAATCTTGAAGCTGCTCGATTAATTTTTGATGAAATGGTAGATAAAGATCTGGTGTGTTGGAGCGCCATGATTTCTTGTTATGCGAATAGTGATGAGCCTCGTGAAGCtcttgagatatttcgtgaaatgCAGCAACTTGGAGTTAAGCCTGATCAAGTCACCATGTTGAGCGTTATCTCAGCATGTGCTCGTCTTGGTGCGCTGGATAAGGCTGAACAAGTCCATTTGTATGTGGATGAGAAAGGTTTTGGAACGGCTTTGCCTATCAATAATGCCCTGATTGATATGTATGCCAAATGTGGCAGTCTTGACAGAGCGAAGGAAGTTTATGGCCGTGTGCGTAAGAAAAACGTCATATCTTGGACAAGCATGATCAATGCTTTTGCCACACACGGGGATGTGGACAACGCCCTGAGACATTTTCGACAGATGAGAGTTGAAAATGTAGAACCGAACTGGATTACGTTTGTGGGTGTTCTGTATGCTTGTAGTCATGCAGGACTAGTCGACGAGGGAGAGAAGTTGTTTGAATCAATGGTGAAACAATATGGAATAGCTCCGAGGCTAGAGCATTATGGATGCATGGTGGACCTCTATGGTCGAGCTGGTGGTCTCAGAGATGCTCTGGAGATAGTCGAGGGTATGCCAATGGCTCCAAGCGTTGTCATCTGGGGATCATTGATGGCTGCCTGCCGTATTCATGGTGAGTCCGAGTTAGGAGAATTTGCAGCAAAACGTCTTCTCGATATCGATCCTGATCACGATGGAGCCCTTGTGTTTTTATCAAACATATATGCCAAAGAGAGGAAGTGGGAGAATGTCGGAGCTGTGAGGAATGCCATGAAGCATAAAGGCGTATCAAAGGAACGAGGATGCAGCATGATTGAAATGAATGGTGATATGCACACGTTCCTGACAGCAGACAAGAGCCATAGACGAACAGATGAGATCTACGCCAAGTTAGGCGTGGTGGTTGACAAACTGAGAGAGGTAGGCTATGCTCCAAACACCAACTGCGTTTTGGTGGACTTGAGCGAAGATGAAAAGAAAGAGGCCGTTCTTTGGCACAGCGAGAAGCTAGCCTTGTGTTACGGGCTGATAAGTAGGAAGAAACAATCCACGATTCGTATAATTAAAAACCTTAGGATCTGTGAGGACTGCCACGACTTCATGAAGATGGCTTCGAAGGTGTTGGATACAGAAATCATTATCAGAGATAGGACTAGATTTCATCGATGTAGAGATGGTGTGTGTTCTTGCAAGGACTACTGGTGAGACAAATTGATTTGTTCCACAACAAGTGAAAATAATTATTGTCACTTCTTTAATATTGCTAAAATTTGGTGTCTACATATTACTACTGCACCATTATATTATAGCACCATAAACTAAAATTTCTATAACATGAAGAGCTTCTCATGAGGATTGAGAAGAGATGACTAAATATCTCATGTAGGAGGCACAATGCGCCCTCGTCTATCTTCAGAATTTTGACCGCCGAATGCAGGTGCCAACCAaaactctctcttcatcttcttGAACTGGCTTGTGAGCTTGAATCTCAAGAACTCCACTGCAGCTGAGACCAACTTTGGGTTGTGCCCAATGAAGCTCCTTCTGTACTCGAGGATCCATGTGTTCGACTCGAGCTGCACCACCGAGGTACTCCATTTTTGCTGTGTCCATGAGCTGTTACCAGCCTCCCGAACCAGATACTCAGCACCCCCATTTGACCACTAGCAAAATGAATCATAGAGATCAGAGCTATAAACATGGTGTAAAATATAAGTACAAATCTGCCAGTTGATTTTATAGTAGATTTTGTTACCTCTCTAACTCTTCCTGTTATGACTGTGTATGATCTTGTTGAATACTCAGCTGCAAGCAATCCAGCAGTCGGCAGCGGCCAGCCCCAAATGCTTACTTCCTCGATCATCGATTCGTAGAGCACACATCGCGAGGTTAGCAGCCTTCCATCCTAAATCCAATAACACAATGTATCAATTAACAGAATCAAATGAGTCACACTACACTCACTACAAACCTGATTGATTCTCCACAAGGAATGATCAACAGAGCTACAGCTTGAGACATCTCCACCAACCAACCCTTCCAACTCATTCTTCAAGAACACAAATCTTCCACTCAAATTTTCATAAACCCCGGATTTCAGTCCCAAATTGTTGACGAAATCCGGGGATAACCTAGCCCTCGCAATCCCAGAGACCACCCAAGAAGCGCCGTACTCTGCCCCTAAAACAAGGATTAAACTTAAACACCATAATATTCTCAAGGAAAACACCCCATATCCCAAATCATCCTTTCTCCTCTTATCCTCCTTGTGACGACTGATTGTTTCATTTGAACTGGGAGGTGGAGAGGCCGCCACAGGCGTCATCGTCCGAGCACTTAATTTAGGTGTGGAGAGATTGGCCGAGAAAGAGTTGAAATAAATGGGGCTTCTTGAAGTGAAGGTGCGTGGGGCGTAGGATTTTCTGAACGAGCTTCGGTTCGAGCTCTGTGTCATCAAGTCGAGAGTCGCGTTGATGCTGGCGATGCAGATCTCGCACTTGCAGTTGGCATCTTTCTTGCAGCCTGGGAAGTAGAAAAGATCTCGGCTTTCTGATGGAGTGTTGCTGCTGTCGACTGTGAGCGATGATTTGACAGAAGAAATTGGGGTGTGCATCGCCATCTTCGTGGCTTCTTCGAGGGTTCTGTGTTTTCTAGAAATCATATTTTTTGTGGGATTTGAATTTCTTGGTGTTTTGCTCTCCACTTATATTGGTGCAAAGAGGATACCTAAAATACTCTTGccttttttgaaattttgattcTCCAACGGTCGACAGGATACCAAAAAtattaaatctctctctctcacacacacacttaTTATGGGCTTTTGCGAATAGCTGGCCTTTTAGGGCATTGAAATAAGATTTGGGCTGAGATTTCTTAATACGATATTCTTATTGGGTGCTTATTCGGTCCTTACAATACGATATTCTTAATAAGATTTTGAgaattcttattttaatttataaattttaaaatacgaTATTGGGTGCTTTACACgcataattttatactccctccgttccattgtagtgggggcatttcttttcggcacggagattaagaaagtagagagatgaagagagaataaagtaagagagaataaagtaagagagagtaaagtaagtgagaagaaatgtgttaacttttactaaaaagggaaatgactccactactatggaacgtaccaaaatggcaaaatgactccactactatggaacggagggagtagtatctATAGAAATAGTAAATCGAATTCCTTTTCTGTAATAACAATacaaaaatccaatctttatcTTGAGAAATAATTCTGTAGCATCAAATATGATACAACTAGACATCTCAAATGCTGAGTCACAATATTCGAACACTTGGATATTTTAGTTCCAAAATATATGAGATCTAAATAGTTTTATAAAATCtggaatattaatttataagccgatattcaaataatttaaataggTTTGCCTGTGTGCTACAATTATTTATATCATTATCAGGTATattaaatcattttttcttcttttctttattGGCCATTGGTCTGCCTAAAATGTTGTTGAAGagaaaaacaaactaaaatcacAAAAGTAGTAGTATAGTATAGATATCTTAACTTTTCTCCAATCACGGGCTAAGAAAACTGTTGAAAAACAGTTTAAGACAAGAAAACATCATTGATTTGATTATGGAATAtagcaaaaataaattaaaaattacccTTTATATTGTTCTTGCTGTTTGTTTGGTTATGAACCAGAATCACACAAACACtgtaaatatagtagtactattatatataattatatatcatGTCTTTCTCTTAGTTCTCTCTCATGTCTCAATCTCAGCACacccccttctctctctcctgaAGAATTATTggtggttttttttaataaggAGAGAATTTTGGTTGTATGCATATGTTGTTGCTCACCACAGAATTGTTGGGAGGATTGCTGATCATAGATATATGCACCCACACCCACCATGTGACATGTTATTGCAGATATCTCATACTCTATCTTTGATGTAACATAGAAAATGAGTCGAATTCATTCCAACGAGGTGACATACTATCGAACCTAATTCCTAAATTGGTAATCTTGGTGCTACCTCCATGTATATATTACCTTACACCACATGTGATTATGTATTCACAcaccacaaaaaatagtctttaTATTGAACAATATGTGTTTTAATCCAAAATTGGTTAAGTAGTTTCTAATAAAAAAACTGGGATCCATATTATTAGAGATAAActtactactattatatatatatagattgtgacaaattttgagagatgaaccaaaatagaaaaacaaaattattttttttaactgtACGAGCAAAATGAAGTTGAAAATAAGGGCAACCACTGCATATGTGATtgatatatgtatattataCTTATGCCCATAATGTTTTATATTGATGAAATCATTGGGCAAATTAAGTTGAGTTGGTTGATgcttttttgacaaattttataTAATGCCTTTTGTCCAAGTTGGCAAACTAATAACTTGAAAAAGATATGCTTAATGATGACTCATGTAGTTGAGCTATCTTCTTCTACCTTGGTACTCAATTGGGTTATATACGTActaatatattttgtgtttataaatatatattaaaatatgtaaaGCATATATCACGATTCTCATACTCCACACTTTTCTTGTTTAAGTGGGAAGTTGACCTATCTTAACTATTCTAAAGTTTAATGCATATATCATCCTCCCTTTTAATCATTCTCCACACACATATATttgcatgaaaaaaaaataaagaaaaaaatggttCCATTACTTTCTTGCAATTAAATTCAATGCTAGAATCACTTTTCCCCCACAAAAAATTCTACATCATCGTAAGAGGAGAAGGATTTCATtacatcccataaaaataaagataacaaaaaaagaaagaaaagaaattaagCTATACAAACCGCGACAAGAAGATGATGATCATAAAAGTTAACTTAATTAACCTTATTCCAAATTGACACAAACAAATGAAGCTAGTAAAATCCGACCTGCGACGTGCTCGACGATCTAGAATATTTCTTAGACGAAGACGAAGACGAGGGCGAAGAGAGATCGGTCCTCCTCCTGAGCATCTGCCTCATTCCGTCAGCGACGTTCACGGCCGGATTGGACTTATAGTTGCGGCAGAAGGAGATGTGGGCCTTGACGGCCTCGTCCAACCCGGACCGGGCCTTGCCTCGGCTAAGCTCATCGCTAACGGCCTCGGAGCAGAGACCGCAGAGCCATTTGCCTTGGAATTTCGACTTCACTTGAGTGATGTAATCTTGTGTGCAGTCTTCCCTTAGTCCACAACACTCGCACTTTGCTGAttcaatttccattttttttcttttttctttttaatggaCTGTTGTATTGATGAATGGTGGGAGAGAGAGGCATTTATAGTAGGGAGAGATCTGCCACAGTTTTCTCCATGTTAAAAGGGACAAAGGGGTTGAGGAATATGAGACAGTCAGgccccatttttttttctttttcgaaaTTCATTCAAttctttatcatttttttcggtGTTTGGATTTTTCCTCGGCTTCATAATTGGCGGTTACTATCGGTTATTCACATAGTTTAGTAAAACATGGGACATATTCTGTAACTTTAATCGggttataattaatatattaagtagtataaaattataaattttggtcaaattttgatttttctcaTACGTTTCAATCTTTGAATGACAAAGTATgaagtttcaaaattttcaactgTCCCAcgatgattttttttctaagCAAATACAATGCTAAATAATATGGTGATCACATGTAAAATTTTTGCAATCTCGATGAATACTTACATAAATTTTATGTGTATTGATTTTTCGACGTGAATGACTAAATGACGTTGTTTTgaacataatataaaaaaaaattggtcaaATGAGATAATTCAGAACTTTTGAAACTTCGTGACTTATTATTCCAACTTTAAAGGTGTGGGACTGACCGAAAAATTACTCATTCTTTGTGATTTTATAGCTAGACAACTAACCATTTTGAATTAGGTCATGAGGCCCAGATCATTTCAGCATCGAAAAATTTATGTATTATTGCACGCTGGATTTGACATGGCACCACTCTTACAGGGGTGTATATTTCCACCTCAAATTCTATTTATTTGTTGTTTAATAATGAGTAGAGTAACTCATGAGatttatatagtactagtagttGTAAATGTTTCACTTCAAATTATACTCCATAAGCTAATTAATTGGTGATAAGTAGATTGGACTATTTTACGAATTGGATATGTGTTAGATCCACAATTTGATGCTAGA
This sequence is a window from Salvia splendens isolate huo1 chromosome 5, SspV2, whole genome shotgun sequence. Protein-coding genes within it:
- the LOC121802913 gene encoding uncharacterized protein LOC121802913 produces the protein MEIESAKCECCGLREDCTQDYITQVKSKFQGKWLCGLCSEAVSDELSRGKARSGLDEAVKAHISFCRNYKSNPAVNVADGMRQMLRRRTDLSSPSSSSSSKKYSRSSSTSQVGFY
- the LOC121805204 gene encoding uncharacterized protein LOC121805204 is translated as MISRKHRTLEEATKMAMHTPISSVKSSLTVDSSNTPSESRDLFYFPGCKKDANCKCEICIASINATLDLMTQSSNRSSFRKSYAPRTFTSRSPIYFNSFSANLSTPKLSARTMTPVAASPPPSSNETISRHKEDKRRKDDLGYGVFSLRILWCLSLILVLGAEYGASWVVSGIARARLSPDFVNNLGLKSGVYENLSGRFVFLKNELEGLVGGDVSSCSSVDHSLWRINQDGRLLTSRCVLYESMIEEVSIWGWPLPTAGLLAAEYSTRSYTVITGRVREWSNGGAEYLVREAGNSSWTQQKWSTSVVQLESNTWILEYRRSFIGHNPKLVSAAVEFLRFKLTSQFKKMKREFWLAPAFGGQNSEDRRGRIVPPT
- the LOC121805203 gene encoding pentatricopeptide repeat-containing protein At4g14820-like; amino-acid sequence: MAQPLPSAALLPVPAPHRHPPNFTHLISTATSLPHLKQIQAQILRNPHHHHHNHHLFQLLLYSLPFPSYALSLLSFIPADIPPPRQLPHKILKHLSRSDNPHKALVFFQAMQNKFPVDRFSFPPLLKAASRALSLSEGKMIHGLAAKLGFESDPFVQTALLGMYAACGLISEARTVFDKMPQRDVVTWNIMIDGYCQSRLFDDVLALLEEMKSSVIKPDARVFTTILAACSRVGNLDIGRLVQEYISESNVVVDYQLQTALLNMYINFGAMDKAQSFYDELKPENVVASTAMITGYSKIGNLEAARLIFDEMVDKDLVCWSAMISCYANSDEPREALEIFREMQQLGVKPDQVTMLSVISACARLGALDKAEQVHLYVDEKGFGTALPINNALIDMYAKCGSLDRAKEVYGRVRKKNVISWTSMINAFATHGDVDNALRHFRQMRVENVEPNWITFVGVLYACSHAGLVDEGEKLFESMVKQYGIAPRLEHYGCMVDLYGRAGGLRDALEIVEGMPMAPSVVIWGSLMAACRIHGESELGEFAAKRLLDIDPDHDGALVFLSNIYAKERKWENVGAVRNAMKHKGVSKERGCSMIEMNGDMHTFLTADKSHRRTDEIYAKLGVVVDKLREVGYAPNTNCVLVDLSEDEKKEAVLWHSEKLALCYGLISRKKQSTIRIIKNLRICEDCHDFMKMASKVLDTEIIIRDRTRFHRCRDGVCSCKDYW